A genomic region of Salvelinus namaycush isolate Seneca chromosome 7, SaNama_1.0, whole genome shotgun sequence contains the following coding sequences:
- the LOC120051286 gene encoding transmembrane protein 198-B-like yields MTSTLQTLGLKLAQPPQDLNPERLDGCEETGRRYKVVPSIVCSMCCLFGIIYCFFGYRCFKAVMFLTGLMFGSIVIFMLCYKERVLDTQLSVEASVGIGLGIGTLCGLVTMLVRSVGLFMVGLLLGLLVAVATLVGMEELSNSPPRSVWVPLGVLLGLGMLFAVLTLQWQRFFTTVSTAVFGAAVITVALDYFVELFALVLYLYERVKAAPRGRPVCWITWVVLGVWPVLTLLGVLIQWKVTAEGYSHTKVIISRQQRRVQLMRIRQKEERRDRSRKKKNKQQRDSTHSSHPPKPLHPEPAYRRKPNPIRRFDGDVLSPSYIQSFRDRQVEARPYPGGGRLMGGGGAHTSVDVDYDCGSTTPLTAAAGPLLRV; encoded by the exons ATGACGTCCACGCTGCAAACGCTGGGGCTCAAACTGGCCCAGCCCCCTCAGGACCTAAACCCTGAGCGGTTGGACGGCTGCGAGGAGACGGGCCGGCGCTATAAAGTGGTTCCATCCATCGTGTGCTCCATGTGTTGCCTCTTCGGCATCATCTACTGCTTCTTTG ggtaCCGTTGTTTCAAGGCGGTGATGTTCCTGACGGGCCTGATGTTCGGCTCCATCGTCATCTTCATGTTGTGTTATAAGGAGCGCGTCCTGGACACCCAGCTCAGTGTTGAGGCCTCTGTGGGCATCGGCCTTGGCATCGGCACCCTCTGCGGCCTGGTCACCATGCTGGTTCGCTCCGTGGGTCTCTTCATGGTGGGTCTCCTCCTGGGCCTCTTGGTGGCTGTGGCTACCCTGGTGGGCATGGAAGAGCTGTCGAACAGCCCCCCGAGGTCGGTCTGGGTCCCCCTAGGGGTGCTGCTCGGCCTGGGCATGCTGTTCGCCGTTCTCACCCTCCAATGGCAGCGTTTCTTCACCACCGTGTCCACGGCCGTGTTCGGGGCAGCGGTGATCACCGTGGCGCTGGACTACTTTGTGGAGCTGTTTGCCCTGGTGTTGTACCTGTATGAGAGGGTGAAAGCGGCGCCCAGAGGGAGACCGGTCTGCTGGATCACCTGGGTGGTGCTGGGGGTGTGGCCTGTTCTGACGCTCCTGGGGGTGCTAATACAGTGGAAGGTGACAGCAGAGGGATACTCCCACACCAAGG tgATAATCAGTCGTCAGCAGCGGCGGGTCCAGCTGATGCGTATCCGTCAAAAGGAGGAGCGGAGGGACCGCAGCAGGAAGAAGAAGAATAAGCAACAGAGAGACTCCACCCACAGCTCTCACCCTCCCAAACCCCTGCACCCCGAGCCCGCCTATCGCAGGAAACCCAACCCTATACGACGCTTTGACGGGGACGTCCTATCGCCT agttACATCCAGAGTTTCCGGGACAGGCAGGTGGAGGCTAGGCCGTATCCTGGAGGGGGCAGACTGATGGGGGGAGGAGGGGCTCACACCAGTGTGGATGTGGACTATGACTGTGGCTCCACCACGCCCCTCACTGCGGCTGCAGGCCCCTTACTACGAGTCTGA